One stretch of Punica granatum isolate Tunisia-2019 chromosome 5, ASM765513v2, whole genome shotgun sequence DNA includes these proteins:
- the LOC116208987 gene encoding probable aquaporin NIP7-1, giving the protein MLKDDSGDLKSLTMNQLPINRSFPTISDEASTSSISRDDREKGSHSLQKLGKVLLEKLMFGYSLDGVNLDPVRMVVAEFVGTFILMFCICGIIAITELLKGNVGLLEYAATVGLTVVIVVFAIGHISCAHVNPAVTISFAIFSSFPWSRVPLYIVAQLTGSVSATFVAAAVYGVETNIMTTRPIHGSSSAFWVEFIATFIIVFLAASVSYNYKSVGYLSGIVMGMAIAVAVMITGPVSGGSLNPARSLGPAIVSWDFHFMWIYVAAPISGAITGALAYCLLQLEHKPAVYSPESCPSASLLGCA; this is encoded by the exons ATGTTAAAAGACGATTCTGGAGACTTGAAAAGCTTGACCATGAACCAATTGCCGATAAACCGATCCTTTCCTACAATATCGGATGAAGCATCGACAAGCAGCATATCTAGGGACGACCGAGAGAAGGGCTCCCACTCATTGCAGAAGCTTGGCAAAGTCCTGCTTGAAAAGCTAATGTTCGGTTACTCTCTAGATGGAGTCAATCTGGATCCTGTTCGAATG GTTGTTGCTGAGTTTGTAGGAACTTTCATCCTTATGTTCTGCATCTGTGGGATAATAGCAATCACCGAGCTCCTTAAAGGCAACGTGGGCCTTCTAGAATATGCCGCCACAGTTGGACTGACAGTTGTGATAGTAGTTTTCGCTATCGGTCACATCTCCTGCGCTCATGTTAATCCTGCAGTGACCATCTCCTTTGCGATCTTCAGTAGCTTCCCATGGTCCAGG GTCCCACTCTACATAGTTGCTCAGCTGACAGGTTCAGTCTCGGCAACTTTTGTTGCAGCTGCGGTCTATGGGGTTGAAACCAACATCATGACCACAAGACCAATCCATGGAAGTTCCTCTGCCTTCTGGGTGGAGTTCATCGCCACATTCATCATCGTCTTTTTGGCTGCTTCTGTGTCTTATAACTATAAATCC GTAGGCTATTTATCCGGCATTGTTATGGGAATGGCCATTGCTGTGGCAGTAATGATCACAGG gcctgtttccggGGGATCGCTGAATCCTGCGAGGTCTCTGGGACCTGCGATCGTCTCGTGGGACTTCCACTTCATGTGGATTTACGTGGCCGCTCCCATCAGTGGAGCTATCACAGGTGCCCTTGCTTACTGCCTTCTCCAGCTGGAGCACAAGCCTGCTGTTTATAGCCCCGAGTCATGTCCGAGTGCCAGTTTGCTTGGTTGTGCTTAA
- the LOC116207259 gene encoding probable aspartic proteinase GIP2 — MASNSLCHLFILILSFFFLSPSHAATPSPLIFPIRKDDPTRLYYTTIMVGTPPTAVNTLLDLAGQWSWFNCDGGYNSLAYRPVACGSDTCNAAGGIGCVGCNGPARPGCTNDTCGVFPYNPFQNMQLAEGLGEDVLVVRATDGLKYTSRLHVRQFPVACVSSSALEGLPNTTTGVIALSRAMTSLPSKLWSALNLSSKVALCLPSSSKLGHGDMYIGGGPYYRPFTGSKDFSKSLLVTKLLVNPVSTAPISSEGDASFEYFVDVRAIKVDYTPVSFNNSLLDIGSNGVGGTKISTITPYTKLHSSIYKTLMKAFAEAASKKKIKKTANVAPFGLCYKMKTIGSTKAGPDVPNIVLVLQSDAQWEIKGANSMVRVSKEVMCLGFVDAGKEVTTSIVIGAHQMEENLLEFDVNSSTFAFSNSLLLQNTSCSHF; from the coding sequence ATGGCATCTAATTCTCTTTGCCATCTCTTCATTTTGAtcctctcatttttctttctttctccatCCCATGCTGCTACTCCAAGCCCACTGATATTTCCGATCAGGAAAGACGACCCGACCCGACTGTACTACACCACGATCATGGTCGGGACTCCTCCCACTGCAGTAAACACCCTGCTTGACCTTGCGGGACAGTGGTCGTGGTTCAACTGCGACGGAGGCTATAACTCCTTGGCCTATAGGCCGGTTGCATGTGGTTCGGACACTTGCAATGCCGCAGGTGGGATAGGGTGTGTCGGTTGCAACGGTCCCGCTCGACCCGGGTGCACTAATGACACATGTGGTGTCTTTCCCTACAATCCGTTTCAGAACATGCAGTTGGCGGAAGGATTAGGTGAGGATGTTCTGGTCGTCCGTGCAACCGATGGGTTGAAGTACACTTCCAGGCTCCATGTCAGGCAGTTTCCTGTCGCATGTGTGAGCTCATCAGCCCTAGAAGGCCTCCCGAACACGACTACAGGAGTCATCGCCCTGTCAAGGGCGATGACTTCTCTACCAAGTAAGCTCTGGTCCGCCCTCAACTTGTCCAGCAAGGTTGCTCTCTGCCTCCCGTCCTCAAGCAAGCTCGGCCATGGAGACATGTACATTGGTGGCGGCCCCTACTATAGGCCCTTCACCGGATCAAAAGACTTCTCCAAGTCTCTGCTCGTTACGAAGCTCCTTGTCAACCCTGTGAGCACTGCTCCGATTTCTAGTGAGGGTGATGCTTCTTTCGAGTATTTCGTGGACGTGAGAGCCATCAAAGTGGACTACACGCCCGTATCTTTCAACAATTCTTTGCTAGACATCGGCAGTAACGGTGTAGGTGGGACTAAAATAAGCACGATAACTCCATACACGAAGCTTCACTCTTCTATATACAAGACTCTCATGAAGGCATTTGCCGAGGCAGCCtcgaaaaagaagataaagaaAACTGCAAATGTGGCTCCATTTGGGTTGTGCTACAAGATGAAGACGATCGGTAGCACCAAGGCAGGCCCTGATGTGCCGAACATTGTCCTGGTGCTCCAGAGCGACGCGCAATGGGAGATTAAGGGGGCGAACTCAATGGTGAGGGTGAGTAAAGAGGTGATGTGCCTCGGGTTTGTGGATGCAGGTAAAGAAGTGACCACCTCAATTGTCATCGGAGCACACCAGATGGAGGAGAACCTTTTAGAGTTCGACGTCAACTCCTCAACTTTCGCATTCAGTAACTCACTTCTGCTTCAAAACACAAGCTGCTCCCACTTTTGA